In Microbacterium cremeum, a genomic segment contains:
- a CDS encoding reductase — protein sequence MTDVLVLGGTGWLSGRIAEKWADAGASVTCLARGGRDAPYGTTLVVGDRDEPEAYAAVTGREWDEVVDISSTPSHVAAAVAALGERAKHWTYISTVSVYAANDEAGAGESAELLAPAGPDEDEDYGRAKVRAEASVRGALGHRAAIVRPGLIVGPGDPTDRFGYWVGRFGLAGDGDVLVPDLDARGTQVIDVDDLSGFVQAIGRERWTGVANAVGDPTDLDDVLRLAREVAGHTGALVTATDTWLEQHDVAYWSGPRSLPLWLPREMTGFWTRSNAVYRLLGGRLRPLRDTLERTFRDEQARGLDRPRRAGLARADELALVREVAAA from the coding sequence ATGACCGATGTGCTCGTGCTGGGTGGGACCGGGTGGCTGAGCGGGCGCATCGCCGAGAAGTGGGCGGATGCCGGGGCATCCGTGACCTGCCTCGCCCGGGGTGGTCGGGACGCGCCGTATGGGACCACCCTCGTCGTCGGCGACCGCGACGAACCCGAGGCCTACGCGGCGGTCACCGGCCGTGAGTGGGATGAGGTGGTCGACATCTCGTCGACGCCGTCGCACGTGGCCGCCGCCGTCGCGGCGCTGGGGGAGCGGGCGAAGCACTGGACGTACATCTCCACGGTCTCGGTGTACGCCGCGAACGACGAAGCCGGCGCGGGCGAGTCGGCCGAGCTGCTCGCGCCCGCCGGCCCGGATGAGGATGAGGACTACGGCCGCGCGAAGGTGCGCGCCGAGGCATCCGTGCGCGGCGCACTGGGGCATCGCGCGGCCATCGTGCGACCCGGGCTCATCGTGGGCCCCGGGGATCCGACCGACCGCTTCGGCTACTGGGTCGGGCGCTTCGGGCTCGCGGGTGACGGGGACGTGCTGGTGCCGGACCTCGACGCGCGCGGGACCCAGGTGATCGACGTCGACGATCTGTCCGGATTCGTGCAGGCGATCGGGCGCGAGCGGTGGACCGGTGTGGCGAATGCCGTGGGCGATCCGACCGATCTCGATGACGTGCTCCGGCTGGCCCGCGAGGTCGCCGGCCACACCGGCGCGCTCGTGACGGCGACCGACACCTGGCTCGAGCAGCACGACGTCGCATACTGGTCGGGCCCGCGGTCGCTGCCGCTGTGGCTGCCACGCGAGATGACCGGCTTCTGGACCCGATCGAACGCGGTGTACCGGCTGCTCGGCGGCCGGCTGCGCCCCCTGCGCGACACGCTCGAGCGCACGTTCCGGGACGAGCAGGCCCGCGGGCTCGACCGCCCGCGCCGGGCGGGGCTCGCGCGCGCCGACGAGCTCGCGCTTGTGCGAGAAGTCGCAGCGGCGTAG
- a CDS encoding amino acid ABC transporter permease translates to MTGTSVLFDAPGPRARMLSRVLSIVSLILILAVAVWVVTLLAAPRESGGITLPGMFDPSRWDIFTDPVVWASIGRGVVATLQAAAVAAVGAIVLGIVFSLLRTSKFGWIRIPVAGLLEFLRGMPVLLMMLFILLVASTGAFWAVVIALILYNGTLIGEILRAGLAALPRGQREAALSVGMREFQSKMLVEFPQAFRQMLPIIVAQLVVLLKDTSLGYIVGYNEIIRNNMNNLLSFFGNRYLFSMFIVTLVIYLAINLTLSWFARWLARRTASGRTRRGKAADPLNPAALLEAEARADEAERTAANRGLGRHDGTSL, encoded by the coding sequence ATGACCGGCACCTCCGTCCTCTTCGACGCACCCGGGCCGCGGGCGCGCATGCTCTCGCGGGTCCTCTCGATCGTCTCGCTGATCCTGATCCTCGCCGTGGCGGTGTGGGTCGTGACGCTCCTGGCGGCGCCGCGGGAGTCCGGCGGCATCACGCTTCCCGGCATGTTCGATCCCAGCCGTTGGGACATATTCACCGACCCGGTCGTGTGGGCCTCGATCGGGCGCGGCGTCGTCGCCACCCTGCAGGCGGCGGCGGTCGCGGCCGTGGGCGCGATCGTGCTCGGCATCGTGTTCTCGCTGCTGCGCACATCGAAGTTCGGCTGGATCCGCATTCCGGTCGCCGGACTGCTGGAGTTCCTGCGCGGCATGCCCGTGCTGCTGATGATGCTCTTCATCCTCCTCGTGGCCTCGACCGGTGCCTTCTGGGCCGTCGTGATCGCCCTCATCCTGTACAACGGCACCCTCATCGGTGAGATCCTGCGCGCGGGCCTCGCGGCGCTCCCGCGCGGTCAGCGTGAAGCCGCGCTCAGCGTCGGTATGCGCGAGTTCCAGTCCAAGATGCTCGTGGAGTTCCCGCAGGCGTTCCGGCAGATGCTGCCGATCATCGTCGCGCAGTTGGTCGTGCTCCTGAAGGACACGTCGCTCGGCTACATCGTCGGGTACAACGAGATCATCCGGAACAACATGAACAACCTGCTGAGCTTCTTCGGCAACCGGTACTTGTTCTCGATGTTCATCGTGACGCTCGTGATCTACCTCGCGATCAACCTCACGCTGTCGTGGTTCGCCCGCTGGCTCGCCCGTCGCACGGCGAGCGGGCGCACACGTCGGGGCAAGGCAGCGGATCCCCTCAATCCGGCGGCGCTCCTCGAGGCCGAGGCGCGGGCCGACGAGGCTGAGCGGACGGCGGCGAATCGCGGGCTGGGCCGGCACGACGGAACGTCGCTCTGA
- the argB gene encoding acetylglutamate kinase yields the protein MTDLQDTDPDEASARAVTLIESLPWLKRFRDQVVVIKYGGNAMVSEELQDAFAADIAYLRYVGVKPVVVHGGGPQISSMLDRLEIPSEFKGGYRVTSTEAISVVRMVLTGQINPQLVSKINAHGPVATGLSGEDAGLFGGRRRGVVIEGIEHDLGRVGDVVEVDPQPVLDQLASGRIPVVSSIAPDLDHPGHSLNVNADAAASALAVALGAAKLVVLTDVPGLYANWPNRDSLVSHLTSTELRAMMPRLESGMIPKMSACLEAVEGGVETAAIIDGRVPHSVLVEIFTSKGIGTEVVRG from the coding sequence ATGACAGACCTGCAAGACACCGATCCGGACGAGGCCAGCGCCCGCGCCGTGACGCTGATCGAGTCGCTCCCGTGGCTCAAGCGCTTCCGCGACCAGGTCGTGGTGATCAAGTACGGCGGCAACGCGATGGTCAGCGAAGAGCTGCAGGATGCCTTCGCCGCCGACATCGCGTACCTCCGCTACGTGGGGGTCAAGCCCGTCGTCGTCCACGGCGGCGGTCCGCAGATCTCGTCGATGCTCGATCGCCTGGAGATCCCCAGCGAGTTCAAGGGCGGGTACCGCGTCACCTCGACCGAGGCGATCTCGGTCGTGCGCATGGTGCTCACCGGGCAGATCAACCCGCAGCTCGTGTCGAAGATCAACGCGCACGGTCCCGTGGCCACCGGTCTCAGCGGCGAAGACGCAGGGCTCTTCGGCGGACGCCGCCGCGGCGTCGTGATCGAGGGCATCGAGCACGACCTCGGCCGCGTCGGCGACGTCGTCGAGGTCGATCCGCAGCCGGTGCTCGATCAGCTCGCCTCCGGCCGCATCCCGGTCGTCTCGAGCATCGCCCCCGACCTCGACCACCCGGGGCACTCGCTCAATGTGAACGCGGATGCCGCGGCATCCGCCCTCGCCGTCGCGCTCGGCGCGGCGAAGCTGGTGGTGCTCACCGACGTGCCGGGCCTGTACGCGAACTGGCCGAACCGCGACTCGCTCGTGTCGCATCTGACCTCGACGGAGCTGCGCGCGATGATGCCGAGGCTCGAGTCGGGCATGATCCCCAAGATGTCGGCGTGCCTCGAGGCGGTCGAAGGCGGCGTCGAGACGGCCGCCATCATCGACGGGCGGGTGCCGCACTCGGTGCTCGTCGAGATCTTCACCAGCAAGGGAATCGGAACAGAGGTGGTGCGCGGATGA
- a CDS encoding amino acid ABC transporter permease, with protein sequence MEQLWSLMPIFMDGFRVTLLLLVVSGVLSLILGTLIAAMRISPVAALRGFAAFWTEVARNTPLTLVFFFTAFVLPMLGMRAPYLLLAFVALTYYTSPFVAEALRSGINGVPIGQAEAARSIGLGFGQTVSLVVLPQAFRMTIPPLINVFIALTKNTSVAGGFFVVELFATTRQLANDNGNIVIPILLTAAVLYLVITVPLGFAAARLEKRWVVKR encoded by the coding sequence TTGGAGCAGCTCTGGTCGCTGATGCCCATCTTCATGGACGGCTTCCGTGTCACCCTCCTCCTGCTCGTCGTATCGGGTGTGCTGTCGTTGATCCTCGGCACGCTCATCGCGGCGATGCGCATCTCCCCCGTCGCTGCGCTGCGCGGGTTCGCAGCGTTCTGGACCGAGGTCGCCCGTAACACGCCGCTCACGCTCGTCTTCTTCTTCACCGCGTTCGTGCTCCCCATGCTGGGCATGCGCGCCCCGTACCTTCTGCTCGCGTTCGTCGCGTTGACCTACTACACCTCGCCGTTCGTCGCCGAGGCGCTGCGATCAGGCATCAACGGCGTCCCCATCGGCCAGGCCGAAGCCGCGCGCAGCATCGGTCTCGGCTTCGGCCAGACGGTCTCGCTGGTGGTCCTCCCACAGGCGTTCCGCATGACCATCCCGCCGCTCATCAACGTCTTCATCGCCCTCACCAAGAACACCTCGGTCGCCGGCGGATTCTTCGTCGTCGAGCTGTTCGCGACGACGCGTCAGCTCGCCAACGACAACGGGAACATCGTGATTCCGATCCTGCTCACGGCGGCCGTTCTTTACCTCGTCATCACCGTTCCGCTCGGCTTCGCCGCCGCGCGGCTCGAGAAGCGCTGGGTGGTGAAGCGATGA
- the pheT gene encoding phenylalanine--tRNA ligase subunit beta, with protein sequence MRVPLSWLREYVDVPTDASPEDVLAALVRVGFEEEDVHRFELQGPIVVGEVLEFVEEPQSNGKTIRWCQVRVAPEGSTAADGGDAVHGIVCGARNFFAGDKVVVTLPGAVLPGPFPIAARKTYGHVSDGMIASAKELGLGDEHNGILRLVELGIDAPVGTDAIALLGLDDTAVEINVTPDRGYALSIRGVAREFSHATGAAFRDPADRPWEELAPGSGFPIVVDDQAPIRGRVGASEFVVRVVRDVDPTKPTPAWMIARLALAGIRSLGILIDITNYVMLELGQPIHGYDLDKLHGGITVRRATRGEQLETLDGKVRTLDGEDLLITDESGPIGLAGVMGGGTTEMSGTTRNVLIEAATFDTVSIARTARRHKLPSEASRRFERGVDPLVPFVAARHVADLMVEYAGGTSDDEYGGALFAEVFVPGIELPPLFVQHLIGVDYTPGQIESSLRLIGCEVVSNEDDAAGWHVIPPSWRPDLTDKWTLAEEVARIEGYDRIPSVLPLPPSGRGLTAAQQGRRRVANALAAAGYIETPSFGFTTEEQNDLHGSASGEHLPSVKLANPLDGQAPFLRRSLIPGLLQVAHRNLSRGFTDLALFETGAVFLPEPGVQYGTSHVPPLAVRPDASTLAELDASIPPQHRHVAVLLTGSLVAKQPGVDAVTAGLSDALDAVRTIAVAAGVAVEVTQGQRAALHPGRTGVLSVAGTEVGYVGELLPAVAEASDLPGRVIVAELDLDLVLSLAGEKVVAASLSGFPAATQDVSLVVGADVPAAEVRAALVEGAGELLESLRLVDDYRGQGVPEGAKSLTFALRFRASDRTLTAAEASEAKLAGVAVAAQRFGATLRE encoded by the coding sequence ATGCGCGTCCCTCTCTCATGGCTGCGCGAGTATGTCGACGTGCCGACGGATGCCTCGCCCGAGGACGTCCTCGCGGCGCTCGTGCGCGTCGGGTTCGAAGAGGAGGACGTGCACCGCTTCGAGCTGCAGGGTCCGATCGTCGTCGGCGAGGTTCTCGAGTTCGTCGAGGAGCCGCAGTCCAACGGCAAGACGATCCGCTGGTGCCAGGTGCGCGTGGCGCCCGAGGGATCGACCGCGGCCGACGGCGGCGACGCCGTCCACGGCATCGTGTGCGGCGCGCGCAACTTCTTCGCCGGCGACAAGGTCGTCGTGACCCTGCCCGGTGCGGTGCTCCCCGGCCCGTTCCCGATCGCGGCCCGCAAGACGTACGGGCATGTCTCGGATGGCATGATCGCCTCGGCCAAGGAGCTGGGGCTCGGTGACGAGCACAACGGCATCCTGCGCCTGGTCGAGCTCGGCATCGACGCGCCGGTGGGCACCGACGCGATCGCCCTGCTCGGACTCGACGACACCGCGGTCGAGATCAACGTCACACCCGATCGCGGCTACGCGCTGTCGATCCGCGGTGTGGCCCGCGAGTTCTCGCACGCGACGGGGGCGGCGTTCCGCGACCCGGCCGATCGCCCGTGGGAGGAGCTCGCCCCCGGGTCGGGCTTCCCGATCGTCGTCGACGACCAGGCGCCCATCCGCGGCCGCGTCGGCGCGTCCGAGTTCGTCGTCCGCGTCGTGCGCGACGTCGACCCCACCAAGCCGACACCGGCATGGATGATCGCGCGCCTCGCGCTCGCGGGCATCCGCTCGCTCGGCATCCTGATCGACATCACCAACTACGTCATGCTCGAACTCGGGCAGCCGATCCACGGGTACGACCTCGACAAGCTGCACGGCGGCATCACGGTGCGTCGCGCGACGCGCGGCGAGCAGCTCGAGACCCTCGACGGCAAGGTGCGCACGCTCGACGGCGAAGACCTCCTCATCACCGACGAGTCCGGGCCGATCGGCCTCGCCGGCGTGATGGGCGGCGGCACGACCGAGATGAGCGGCACCACGCGCAACGTGCTGATCGAGGCGGCGACGTTCGACACCGTGTCGATCGCGCGCACGGCCCGTCGCCACAAGCTCCCCTCCGAGGCATCCCGCCGCTTCGAGCGCGGTGTCGACCCGCTCGTCCCGTTCGTCGCCGCGCGCCACGTCGCCGACCTCATGGTCGAGTACGCGGGCGGCACGAGCGACGACGAGTACGGCGGGGCCCTGTTCGCCGAGGTGTTCGTGCCGGGCATCGAGCTTCCGCCGCTGTTCGTGCAGCATCTCATCGGCGTCGACTACACGCCGGGGCAGATCGAGTCCTCGTTGCGCCTCATCGGCTGCGAGGTCGTGTCCAACGAGGACGACGCGGCCGGGTGGCACGTCATCCCGCCGTCGTGGCGCCCCGACCTCACCGACAAGTGGACGCTGGCCGAGGAGGTCGCCCGCATCGAGGGGTACGACCGCATCCCGTCGGTGCTGCCGCTGCCGCCGTCGGGCCGCGGCCTGACCGCCGCGCAGCAGGGACGTCGGCGCGTCGCGAACGCCCTCGCGGCTGCGGGGTACATCGAGACGCCGTCGTTCGGTTTCACGACCGAGGAGCAGAACGACCTCCACGGCTCGGCGTCGGGCGAGCACCTGCCGAGCGTCAAGCTCGCCAACCCGCTCGACGGTCAGGCGCCGTTCCTGCGCCGCTCGCTGATCCCGGGCCTGCTGCAGGTGGCGCACCGCAACCTCTCGCGCGGGTTCACCGATCTCGCGCTGTTCGAGACCGGCGCGGTGTTCCTTCCCGAGCCGGGCGTGCAGTACGGCACCTCGCACGTGCCGCCGTTGGCGGTGCGTCCGGACGCCTCGACCCTCGCCGAGCTCGACGCCTCGATCCCGCCGCAGCACCGGCACGTCGCGGTGCTGCTGACCGGGAGCCTCGTCGCGAAGCAGCCGGGCGTGGACGCCGTCACCGCCGGCCTCTCGGACGCGCTGGACGCCGTGCGCACGATCGCGGTCGCCGCGGGCGTCGCGGTCGAGGTGACGCAGGGGCAGCGCGCGGCGTTGCACCCGGGTCGCACCGGCGTGCTGTCGGTCGCCGGTACCGAGGTCGGATACGTGGGCGAGCTCCTGCCCGCGGTGGCCGAGGCCTCCGACCTTCCCGGTCGCGTGATCGTCGCCGAGCTCGACCTGGACCTCGTGCTCTCGCTCGCGGGCGAGAAGGTGGTCGCGGCGTCGCTGTCGGGCTTCCCTGCCGCGACGCAGGACGTCTCGCTGGTCGTCGGCGCCGATGTGCCCGCCGCCGAGGTGCGCGCGGCCCTCGTCGAAGGCGCGGGGGAGCTGCTCGAGTCGTTGCGGCTCGTGGACGACTACCGCGGCCAGGGGGTGCCGGAGGGTGCGAAGAGCCTCACGTTCGCGCTGCGCTTCCGCGCCTCCGATCGCACGCTGACGGCAGCCGAGGCCAGCGAGGCCAAGCTCGCCGGCGTCGCGGTGGCGGCACAGCGTTTCGGTGCGACCCTGCGCGAGTAG
- the argJ gene encoding bifunctional glutamate N-acetyltransferase/amino-acid acetyltransferase ArgJ has translation MSVTAPRGFEAAGVAAGLKSTGAPDVAVVVNRGPLKVGAAVFTSNRAKANPILWSQQVIQDGTVEAIVLNSGGANCFTGSFGFQTTHQTAEKAAELLDVSAGDVLVCSTGLIGTGDEVFRAKVLAGTEHAIAELSAAGGEAASLAIMTTDSRPKRVVASVGGWTIGGMAKGAGMLAPGLATMLVVLTTDAVLSPEEADAHLRHATRVSFDRLDSDGCMSTNDQVTLMASGASGITPDPAEFRAALAEACTTLAEQLQGDAEGASHDISILVRNAASEDDAVEVGRSVARNNLFKAAIFGNDPNWGRVLAAIGTTQAVFDPYDVDVWMNGVRVCAQGGPDRPREEVDLTPRATDLVIDLKVGEASARILTNDLTHDYVHENSAYSS, from the coding sequence GTGAGCGTCACGGCGCCCCGGGGATTCGAGGCCGCGGGCGTCGCGGCGGGACTGAAGTCGACCGGCGCCCCCGACGTCGCGGTGGTCGTCAACCGCGGCCCGCTCAAGGTCGGCGCGGCGGTGTTCACGAGCAACCGCGCGAAGGCGAACCCGATCCTGTGGTCGCAGCAGGTGATCCAGGACGGCACCGTCGAGGCGATCGTGCTCAACTCGGGCGGGGCCAACTGCTTCACCGGCTCGTTCGGCTTCCAGACGACGCACCAGACCGCTGAGAAGGCCGCCGAGCTCCTGGACGTCAGCGCGGGCGACGTCCTGGTGTGCTCCACGGGGCTGATCGGCACCGGCGACGAGGTCTTCCGTGCGAAGGTGCTCGCCGGCACCGAGCACGCCATCGCCGAGCTGTCGGCCGCCGGCGGTGAGGCGGCATCCCTCGCCATCATGACGACCGATTCCCGCCCCAAGCGGGTCGTCGCGAGCGTCGGCGGCTGGACGATCGGCGGCATGGCGAAGGGGGCGGGGATGCTGGCGCCCGGCCTTGCGACGATGCTCGTGGTGCTCACCACCGACGCCGTGCTCAGTCCCGAGGAAGCCGACGCGCATCTGCGTCACGCCACTCGCGTCAGCTTCGACCGACTCGACTCGGACGGCTGCATGTCGACGAACGACCAGGTGACCCTGATGGCCAGCGGCGCGTCCGGCATCACCCCCGACCCCGCGGAGTTCCGGGCGGCGCTCGCCGAGGCGTGCACGACCCTGGCCGAGCAGCTGCAGGGCGACGCCGAGGGCGCCAGCCACGACATCAGCATCCTCGTGCGGAACGCCGCCTCCGAAGACGACGCCGTCGAGGTCGGTCGCTCGGTCGCCCGCAACAACCTCTTCAAGGCCGCCATCTTCGGCAACGACCCGAACTGGGGCCGCGTGCTCGCCGCGATCGGCACCACGCAGGCCGTGTTCGATCCGTACGACGTGGACGTGTGGATGAACGGTGTCCGGGTGTGCGCGCAGGGCGGCCCCGACCGGCCGCGCGAAGAGGTCGACCTGACCCCGCGCGCGACCGACCTGGTCATCGACCTCAAGGTGGGAGAGGCATCCGCCCGGATCCTCACCAACGACCTCACGCACGACTACGTCCACGAGAACAGCGCGTACTCCTCATGA
- a CDS encoding N-acetyl-gamma-glutamyl-phosphate reductase: MTYSVAVSGASGYAGGEILRILAAHPDVEIRTVTAHSNAGQPLIQHQPHLRSLAHLTLQDTTPEILAGHDIVFLALPHGQSGQYTDALGDTPLVIDAGADHRLESVADWDRYYGGDFHEPWVYGVPELPVAGAKQRERLIGATRIAAPGCNASTVSLSLAPGVAAGVIDPSDIVTVLAVGPSGAGKSLKTNLLASEILGSANPYAVGGTHRHIPEIRQALYAARASYRSLSEERSDETRRDVSSRSARSTTETSDDDIRISFTPVLVPMARGILATSTAPIAPGVSDEQIRGAWEAAYGDETFVQLLPAGEFPRTADVLGANTALLGLAIDRAANRVVVVTALDNLTKGTAGAAVQSMNIALGLPEATALTVNGVAP, translated from the coding sequence ATGACATATTCGGTCGCCGTCTCCGGCGCATCCGGCTATGCGGGCGGCGAGATCCTGCGGATCCTCGCCGCGCATCCCGACGTCGAGATCCGCACCGTGACCGCGCACTCCAACGCGGGACAGCCGCTCATCCAGCACCAACCGCACCTTCGCTCGCTCGCGCACCTGACGCTGCAGGACACCACGCCCGAGATCCTCGCCGGTCACGACATCGTGTTCCTGGCACTTCCGCACGGGCAATCCGGGCAGTACACCGACGCGCTCGGCGACACCCCGCTCGTCATCGACGCGGGAGCCGACCACCGGCTGGAGTCGGTCGCCGACTGGGACCGGTACTACGGCGGCGACTTCCACGAGCCGTGGGTCTACGGAGTGCCCGAGCTGCCGGTGGCAGGCGCCAAGCAGCGCGAGCGGCTGATCGGGGCAACCCGCATCGCCGCCCCCGGCTGCAACGCGTCGACGGTCTCGCTGTCGCTCGCCCCGGGCGTCGCGGCGGGCGTCATCGACCCGTCCGACATCGTGACGGTGCTCGCCGTGGGCCCGTCCGGCGCCGGCAAGAGCCTCAAGACGAACCTGCTCGCCAGCGAGATCCTCGGCAGCGCGAATCCGTATGCCGTCGGCGGCACGCACCGGCACATCCCCGAGATCCGCCAGGCGCTGTACGCGGCTCGGGCGTCGTACCGGTCGTTGAGCGAGGAGCGCAGCGACGAGACGAGACGCGACGTTTCGTCTCGCTCCGCTCGCTCAACGACCGAGACGTCGGATGACGACATCCGGATCTCCTTCACTCCTGTCCTCGTGCCGATGGCGCGCGGCATCCTCGCCACATCGACCGCGCCGATCGCGCCGGGCGTCTCCGACGAGCAGATCCGCGGCGCCTGGGAGGCGGCGTACGGCGACGAGACGTTCGTGCAGCTGCTGCCGGCAGGGGAGTTCCCGCGCACGGCCGATGTGCTCGGCGCCAACACCGCGCTCCTGGGGCTCGCGATCGACCGCGCTGCGAACCGTGTCGTCGTGGTGACCGCGCTCGACAATCTCACCAAGGGCACCGCGGGTGCCGCCGTGCAATCCATGAACATCGCGCTGGGGCTTCCCGAGGCCACCGCGCTCACCGTGAACGGAGTGGCACCGTGA
- the pheS gene encoding phenylalanine--tRNA ligase subunit alpha, whose protein sequence is MSDPAEITPDAVSAAVDAALAAIAEAADTAALKAARSAHSAEGSALARLNARLRNVPNEKKAELGKLVGQARARVNQAFSAREEDLVAAETAARLEAERVDVTALPARARVGARHPISLLQEQIADIFVGMGWEIAEGPELEHEWYNFDALNFDVDHPARQMQDTFFVDPVDRHLVMRTHTSPVQVRSMLERDLPLYVLCPGRVYRTDEFDATHLPVFTQFEGIVVDKGITMAHLKGTLDHAAKVLFGAEAKTRFRANFFPFTEPSAELDLWHPTFKGGARWIEWGGCGMINPNVLRAAGIDPEEYSGFAFGMGIERTLMFRSDVQDMRDMAEGDVRFSEQFGMVV, encoded by the coding sequence CTGTCTGATCCGGCGGAGATCACGCCCGATGCGGTGTCCGCTGCCGTGGACGCGGCGCTCGCCGCGATCGCCGAGGCCGCTGACACCGCCGCGCTGAAGGCGGCCCGTTCCGCGCACTCCGCCGAGGGCTCGGCGTTGGCCCGGCTCAACGCGCGCCTGCGGAACGTGCCGAACGAGAAGAAGGCCGAGCTCGGCAAGCTCGTCGGGCAGGCCCGCGCGCGGGTGAACCAGGCCTTCTCGGCGCGCGAGGAGGACTTGGTCGCAGCCGAGACCGCTGCGCGTCTGGAAGCCGAGCGCGTGGATGTCACGGCGCTGCCGGCACGCGCGCGCGTCGGGGCGCGGCATCCGATCTCCCTCCTGCAGGAGCAGATCGCCGACATCTTCGTCGGCATGGGCTGGGAGATCGCGGAGGGCCCCGAGCTCGAGCACGAGTGGTACAACTTCGACGCGCTGAACTTCGACGTCGACCACCCGGCGCGTCAGATGCAGGACACGTTCTTCGTCGACCCGGTCGACCGTCACCTGGTGATGCGCACGCACACGAGCCCGGTGCAGGTGCGCTCGATGCTCGAACGCGACCTGCCTCTGTATGTGCTGTGCCCGGGCCGTGTGTACCGCACCGACGAGTTCGACGCGACGCACCTGCCCGTCTTCACGCAGTTCGAGGGCATCGTCGTCGACAAGGGCATCACGATGGCGCACCTGAAGGGCACCCTCGACCACGCGGCGAAGGTGCTGTTCGGCGCCGAGGCCAAGACGCGGTTCCGCGCGAACTTCTTCCCCTTCACCGAGCCGTCCGCCGAGCTCGACCTGTGGCACCCGACCTTCAAGGGCGGCGCGCGATGGATCGAGTGGGGCGGCTGCGGCATGATCAACCCCAACGTGCTGCGTGCGGCGGGGATCGACCCCGAGGAGTACTCGGGCTTCGCGTTCGGCATGGGCATCGAGCGGACGCTGATGTTCCGCAGCGACGTCCAGGACATGCGCGACATGGCCGAGGGCGATGTCCGCTTCAGCGAGCAGTTCGGAATGGTGGTCTGA
- a CDS encoding glutamate ABC transporter substrate-binding protein, whose amino-acid sequence MKRMRLPLIALAAAGALALSACATGGTPGGEDTPAPEPEEVTFEEGTTMAELNEAGTITIGTKFDQPLFGLMGPSGTPEGFDVEIGKIIAAELGIDEGSIEWKESVSANREPFIQNGEVDIVIATYTINDKRKEVVSFAGPYYMAGQSILVLADNDDIESEEDLVGQPVCSVTGSTPAAKLAEIGAEPVLTDTYSNCLEPLRNGQVVAVSTDNVILAGLAAQNEGEFKVVGEPFTDEPYGIGLALEDTEFRMWINDVLEASYEDGRYEAAWNSTAGTVLPYVEPPAPDRY is encoded by the coding sequence ATGAAGCGAATGCGACTTCCGCTGATCGCGCTGGCCGCCGCCGGCGCCCTTGCGCTGTCGGCGTGCGCCACCGGCGGCACGCCCGGCGGCGAAGACACCCCCGCCCCCGAGCCCGAAGAGGTCACCTTCGAAGAGGGCACGACGATGGCCGAGCTCAACGAGGCCGGCACCATCACGATCGGCACCAAGTTCGACCAGCCGCTGTTCGGTCTCATGGGCCCCTCGGGCACGCCCGAGGGCTTCGACGTCGAGATCGGCAAGATCATCGCCGCCGAGCTCGGCATCGACGAGGGAAGCATCGAATGGAAGGAATCGGTCTCGGCCAACCGCGAGCCGTTCATCCAGAACGGTGAGGTCGACATCGTCATCGCGACCTACACGATCAACGACAAGCGCAAGGAGGTCGTCTCGTTCGCGGGCCCGTATTACATGGCCGGCCAGTCCATCCTCGTGCTCGCCGACAATGACGACATCGAGAGCGAGGAAGACCTCGTCGGGCAGCCCGTCTGCTCCGTGACCGGTTCGACCCCGGCGGCCAAGCTCGCCGAGATCGGCGCCGAGCCGGTGCTCACCGACACCTACTCGAACTGCCTCGAGCCGCTGCGCAACGGCCAGGTCGTCGCGGTATCGACCGACAACGTGATCCTCGCGGGCCTCGCCGCCCAGAACGAGGGCGAGTTCAAGGTCGTCGGCGAGCCCTTCACCGATGAGCCCTACGGCATCGGCCTCGCGCTCGAAGACACTGAGTTCCGCATGTGGATCAACGACGTGCTCGAGGCCTCGTACGAGGACGGCCGCTACGAGGCGGCCTGGAACTCCACGGCCGGCACAGTGCTGCCGTACGTCGAGCCGCCGGCACCCGACCGCTACTGA